The window gtatgcaataatatcgcaaaCATCTTTTTAgcaaaaaatcacactgttttcaattctcattatatatctactagagatcgagattgattatatctgtccagtatcatttattttactttaatcctggatatatggagatatttggagtgcattattattagtttcatgacattctggatcattgacttcggttacaaatctgataaaattcttgtgttttctaatatccctctctcttttcccacATCTCGCTCTTTTCCTacatctcgctctctctctttttcccttttcctacatctctcgctctctctctctttttcccttttcctacatctcgctctctctttttcccttttcctacatctcgctctctcttttcctccctccctccctcccgctttctctctttttccctttttctacatcttgctctctctttttccattttCCTACATTTTGCTcgctctctttttcccttttcctacatctctcgctctctctctttttcccttttcctacatctcgctctctctttacctccctccctcccgctctctctctctccagctgaaTGCTAATCTCCGTGTCACTTCTCCATTTCCTGTGCGGAGGCAGATTACAGCTGTACTCTGCTGCTACATGCCCAGTTGGCCCGGGCCGGGCGTGCTGGAGTCGACCCAGGCGGCCGGCTGCCTTTCGGCTGGGCCAGCTGACAGGACCAGACCCCCAGCAGCCCAAGCACCCCGAGGAACCTCAGCACTTCACATTATAATGCTTTACAACAATACACAACCAGTCCGAGTGAGCAGGTTTAAACCCCAGCCTCGCACAACCGCCCTGAAACTCACAAGCATCACTTTCAGATGTTTCACTGAGACTCACGTCTTTACCTCCACTATAGACTGTGGACCCCTGAGGAGCTCCAGGACGAGGTTTGAGTTTTGGTTTACTATAATGGTAATGATGATCAAAGCAGGGTGTGGAACAGGGACGGCTGGTATGACAATCAGAGCACAGAAAAATGAGTATAAAAGATTcttctcagattccttttatatctgtttataaataagagttaatctactgttaaaaaataaaaaatatattataaaaaataaattaattcacaGTCTAAAGGGAatcagatttcggcacaacactctggtttgtttaaagtctGACTCAGCTTACTGTAATTATCTGAAAGTCTAAatcatgtagaaaaaaaaaaaaaaaaaaaaaaaaaaaaaaacgataacaaaaaaaaaacattgtacaaaCACGTTCAACGTAGCACTACTGATGTGTTGTGCTTCTTCAGTTTAGAAGTATTTGTTGCATAatgaaatatataaagaaataaataataatttttgccAATTGAAACAATTGTTCATCCAATTGTAAATTTAAATcaaccaaataaataaacaattatttgGATTTCTGTTACTTTTTGGGCTTCAGAGTTTCCATATTTTCTCAAATTtagaactataaaaaaataaacaaacaataaataaataaataaatatctggattgtattttattttatactgcTCTATTTCTAGCAGCTCTGTGTCATCATTTTGACATGGCATCTAAATATTCTTAAATTTGTAACCacgtaaaaacaaataaaaatatttttggataATTCTCTTTTCTGACAGCAATGGTTCAAATTTACAATCACAGTTTATttcttactaaataaataaataaataatacataatgcataaataaagtaagtaaataaatggtATCTCATCTCGGAGATAATAATTCTTTCTGACCATGCTAAATTTCAAGATACTATGTAGGAAGCTTCCCTGAATCATTAATCACAGATATAAAACAACATACCGCGATGTGTACTGATATTGTTTATCCTACAAAACACTCATGTCTGGTCCAAATGTAGGATCCCACCTTTTGTTCAAAGTTTTCAGGAGTGAGGAAGAAATTGTAGAGAGGAACAAAGTAGCCCTCCAGGAGTCCCATCAGAAGCACCAGGTACACACCATCTGCAAACTGAACACACAGAGTAATTACAGGGATCTTGTATaattttaaaattcaaatttaatgtttttcaagACCCCCAAAAAGTACTCATAATttctttaataaaaatgatttattgtattggaaatcaaaacctaacttttcccattttttatattttttttcttcaattttgttccattgtgatgcagaacatgttagcatgttagctagcttgacactaatgttagctagctctttgctaactCTAGTTTTTCTCTGGTAATGTACCAAACttgccgctaacattagtatgttagctagctcgccactaaagttaactccgctaaccttagttctctccacagtaacgttagctagcttgttgttaatgttagctagctctatgctatccttagttctctccagagtaacgttagctagctcgttgttaATGTTAGCTGGCTCTATGCTATCCTTAGTTCTCTGCCTAtctacgttagctagctcacagctaacATTAGTATtatagctagctcaccactaaagttaactcggctaaccttagttctctccacggtaacgttagctagcttgttgttaacgttagctagctatctgctaaccttagttctctttccggTTACTCGACGCTCGatgttagtatgtgctttcccaccggcattaaaaacactaaaatttaATACCTtgagcaaatttacagtaaatttaaaacaATTCAAGACATTAATTACCCAGATCTTAATTTAAGACAGGTGGGAACCCTGAATTACACAACAATACTACGATGCAATACAGCACCAACACCAGAGCATACGGTCACAAACTAAAACAGATTAATTAGCCGATACACAAAGAATTTTTGTTCCAAGTTTTAGCTGCAGTCAGTACCTGAGTGTCCAGTTCAGCCACTTCCAGATTCAGCTTATTCAGATGTTTGTTGACAAAGGTGATGAGAGTCTGCACAGAAGGTCAGAAGATCAGAGGATCAGGGGGCTTTCAGTCTGTTAAAGTGGTATCAGTTCAGAAATCACAGACTATGGTCATGTTAATTAGTTACCTTCTTCACCACGCTCAGCTTGTCAGGGGCGTGGTCAAACAGGGTGTCGAAAGCATCACGTTCTAAAGACAGAGAACAAAAGCTTTCAGAACCTGAATAAGAAACACAATGATGCAGCATTAAAACACAGACTCATTAGTGAAGCCACAACACTTACTTACCATGTCTGCCAGATAATGCCctgcaataaaaacacacaggagTCAGTTTGGTTCATGAATGGGAGGACAAAAGAACAGAAATCTTAAGATAACCTGTAGAGCAGTCACCCAAAACATGGAGGTACTAATTCTACTTGCTATAAAAAGTAATACATTTTGCCTGATCTGATTCTAAGATCTTTTTAAACCTCTTTCTATACTCAGCAGCATCTACAACCTTTTTTTTGAAGGACTTTTTGGATCTGATCATGTTTTTCCACTCACTTTATCAATCAATAGCAAACAAAACTAATGTCTgtggtagagctgggcgatattgtatttgcatctcaaaaaaatagaatatcattggtAAGTTGAAAAGCATtaaatcagttaaaaatgtgaaacttgtatattatatagatatattacacacagagtgatctaatttaagtgtttatttattttattgttaatgattatggtgTACAGCctattaaaacccaaaaatcagtgtctcagaacattttaatataatataagaccaattggtactttttacagtgtgggcagtgtgccaagtcctgctgtaaaatgaaatctgcatctgtaAGATttgctgggaaaacactgcactgactttagacatgataaaacacagtggatcaacaccagcagatgacagacatgtctctccaaaccatcactgattggtggaaacttcacactagacctcgagcagtttgtactgtgtgtctctccactcttcctccagactctgctcccatgatttacaaatgaaatgtaaaatttactgatgatcagtgatggtttgtttggagagacatgtcatctgctggtgttggtccactgtgttttattatcaagtatagtATTAGTACACTACTGACAGTCGAGTaggtcacaaacctatattaaagcccagtcatgcaaaaatataaataaatacataataataataataataataataataataaaaaactgtaataaactgtGAAACAATCAGAATCTTGTTTAATACCTTCATACACATTTTTGGTTATACCTCCCAGCACTACTTACTCAGTATTGCCAGTGATCTCCTCCTGAATCTGACGGGACTGAAGGATTCCCTCTCGTTTctgttaaaacaaagaaaatgagGATTACTAAATGGAACCAACACacaaataaagagaataaataacAAGCAATAAATGAAGGCTGAGGATGTGCAGTGCTAAACAATAAGAAGTAAAAAGGTGTAAAATCATTGTGGTAGGAAAACGTTAACTTGCAAAGAGAAGAGGATAAATTctgttaatgtattttaaaacaatCATGGCCATTATTAACCTCTTTACAGGCCTTGGAAaaatacaggctacaggtgtaggtgataaaaagccattttttcctgcagtaaaataacttctttacattctgaaaatttgagagctttgaaatctcctacaggacacttggagaagctgcccgTTTTCTCTTTACTtgacttaataatttcagatcagtaacaggattcAGACCCAAaatctgcaggtttaaaaaacagatataaaaacTTGACAACTGTAAAAAATGAAAGGTTTAAaggacattaaatgttttttttgtattcaggaaaatactgattttaaatgaCGTTTATGAAAGtgacaattttatgattgttattgattatattttaaaatttgcagattttcttttttttttataacaaatacAGTTAGGATATGAAGTGAAGTTtccttttatgtaatgcttaaatataaATCCCCAAGATTTAGGCATGTATTATTAGGCAGAAAATTAACAGAAATGCTGGCCTGTTTGCAGTGAAGCTGAAAAATAATCTGATAAAATCAAGAGAGtgtttattaatgaattaataaaatattttttcctgtGGTTGTTTGTCGTGCTTTGTGTGCATTCACTAAAAGAGAAAATGTCCCACAGCTGTGTCCATCTGAGAGCTCTTACCTGAACCACCACCACCTGAATGGACACATGGTCAGGCAGGCGGATTGGAGCTCTGAAGTGCTGAGACAGCGCCACCAGCAGGTGCAGAATGGCCACCATGCTTTTAGCATGAACCGCTaatgaagcagcagcagagaaaaaaaggagaattATTGACAGcttcattaataatgttttatgatttaatttagaataaaatgGAAATGAATATGAGAATATTATGAGAACAACCCTAAAGCAATATATTGTGTATCCCTAAAATCATATGTAATGTCAACTCTTTTAGAACAACAAACACGCATATCTAAAACTGTCGTTTTTATTACAGAAAGCCTGTAAACAACAGTAACCTGCAGCAGTAATAATGACCGTCTATTATGCCATTATCTTATTTTTAGATAAGAAAATCATGGTCCGATTCTGAAGTCCGTCAACGCAGATACAtgaacatttataaaatgtataaattggGACTAAATTTACCTGGATTAGCATTACACagaaatataacatttatttcGTAGGATTACAAATTTagcaacataaataaaacacagttttatCAGAACATGCTCTTCTGGAGTTCAATAAATACCGTATTAAATTAAAATCAGTAAGAAACTTATCCCTCTCGAGAAACTGACTCATGACCTTAACCACCAAAGTCGGACAAATTTTGCAGGATCTGGGaactattttattcttatttacagAAACTATAACTTAATTTGTTTCTGGAAGAGAAGGCCTAACTgctctttaatttttatttaattctatcCATTTCATACATGCTACTCCTTTACCTGTCTCCTGTCAGATTgctaactgtttatttatttcatgtgtAAATAAGTAAGTTagaaactagtggtgtcaatcgattaaaaaatgaatatataaaattaatcccaacagaattctgtgattaatcattagAAACACTACATTTGGTATTATCAGTGTCAACCCATTAAAAAAACCTGTATTATCAAAACCAGATTCTGTGACTAAATCAGGGATAAAATcatgaatacattttttaatgctggtactCAACTCTATTTTTGGGGAGGGGACAGCAATAATGGTTTACTGTGGTTTACACCTACAGCTACACctggtagatttactgtattataacatctcagggtagttttgatgctttttaaactgaGTTGCTGAATTTAACTGAGAGTttaaatggagaaaataaatgctagCGTAGCCCCATATTCCACACTCGACCGTTTTTAAAGAGAAATCTCTGATACAAGATATGATTCTGATATTTATTTACATGCCTAAtactattattaatgtttttgtttgatataacacagtggatcaacaccagcagatatcagacatgattctccaaaccatcactgattggtggaaacttcacactagacctcgagcagtttggactgtgtgtctctccactcttcctccagactctgatcccttgatttacaaatgaaatgtaatttactgatgatcagttatGGTTTGAtaaagagagacatgtcatctgctggtgttggtccactgtgttttattatcaagtctaaagtcagtgcagttttgttttcctccaaaatcttacagcacttcatgcttccctctgctactgacaacttttatgaagatgtggatttcattttccagcaggacttggcacactgcccacactgccaaatataacaattggtcttatataatatataataataaaattttctaagacactgatttttgggtttttattggctgtgagccatcatcatcatcaacaataaaagaaataaaagcttaaaatagatcactctgtgtgcaatacatctatataatatatgactttcacattttcaactaaattactgaaataaagtaacttttcaacgatattcatttttttttagatgcactcatatatacatacaaaaattATGGCACCACAAACGGTGAAATTGGAATGTGATGTTATATTCCATACAGCGCACTTCAGTAAAGCTACTGCTGTTATTCTAAAGCCTCTGAGGTGCTTAAAATAGCTGAGTACCTGGGAGTGCAGGGATCTCTAATATACGCTTTAAGCTCTGTATTAGAGGACCACCAAATCATTCCATTTAATACAAAATCAATAATCTTGTTAAACGCTGTGACCCATAACGTTTAAACGGCAGCTGATCGACACACAACACTTCTGCTCTGAGCTTCAGCTAATTGCAAACACACAAACCCAATAGACCAGATGCTTTTAAGTGTTTCTGCGCTTTTAAAGCAAAGCTGGCATTTTAGAGTAAAGCTCCACAACTGTCTCACATTCCTTTATCTgctttattcctttactcctgcACGTCTGAAAGCACACGGGAACGTCTACGTCCTGAAGGCCAGCACACACTAATCTTCTTTCTTAAGTGCAGACTAGACCACCTAACGCTTCCTGCACTGTCCCGAGCTTCTGAAAGACTTACAGTCCACGTTCCACTTAGTGTTCCTGGTGGAGACTTTTAGAGCATCATTGATGCGCTCCAGAACTGTCTGCAGCTTCTGCTTCTGGGCGATCTCAGACTGCGTCACTTCTGCCACGTTCAGCTTCTCACCCTCCAGCTTCTCTGAACGGCCAGAAAAACAAAAGGGAAGAGTGATGAAGAGTTTGTCCACAGATGATTACTAACACTGGCATTCCAAAAGTAAAGAGTAGGAAGTACATTTTTGCACCttttgtcaccttaaaaccacaacATTAAACAGACCAACACAAATGTAGCAAATACTtgtgaagtgaaacaaaaatgttacatttttattttatttaaaaaaaaaagtatttagcccccccCCATATCAATACTAAGTAGAGCCTTCTTTTGGGGGtgatgtctctaccagctttgtgcatctagagactgagattttgcTCATTATACTTTGCAAAACAGCTGAAACTCAGTCAGGTCAAATGAAGAGCATGAAAAACAATATTCAGGATTTAGGTCAAAACTTTGACTGGACCTTTCGAACACATGAAtatctttgatctaaaccattccactgtagctctggctgtatgtttagggtcattgtcttgctggaaggtgaatcttcttcccagtctcaagtcttttgcagcttccaacaagttttctttttttttttaacaggactGGTATGTATTTAACTCCATCCAtattcccatcaactctgaccagctgaCCTGTCCCTGCTGTCCCTCTACAGATGCTTTAAaattccttggtcttcatgatgctgtttgtttactagtgttctctaacaaacctaGGAGGCCTTCACATAATATGCATATttttactgagactaaattactcTAAACTCATTAATACatttctgaaggcaattgattgtaCTGCATTTTATTTAGGAGTTTCAGAGTaatgggggctgaatacttttgcacatcatttttattggatagatttttttaaaaacatgtatcatttgcttttcacttcacaattatgtgctaatttgtgttggtctatcacttaaattctcaataaaataaaaaaagtgtgtggttacaaggtgacaaaatgtgagaaggttcaaggggtataaatactttttacatttttagcaagCCAAtgtcattaaataataaataaataaaaaaccctCACCAAAGAGCTTCTGCAGAACCTGCCCATCATATAAATCCTCTGCCAGGTCCTTCACAATGATTCTTTCACCCACCAGCACGTCGTTGATCCAGTCAATAAGCACctaattaacaaattaacaaataaaatattacagaTACTGATTTTACATCACAGACTTGTTTCATATCTCAAAGTTTCTTATTCTAACCTTGATCAGCTCCTGAAGTTTGCGGTCGTTCTTGGAGTTGGGGTCCACCATGGTGCGTACCTCGTTCTCCTCTGTTAGAGGACGAAAAACACAAGAGATAGTGAGATGTGACAGATGTGTAGTGAAAGTTAACTGTTTTTTAGTACTGACCAAATATACTAAACAATGAAGTAGAAGAATTCATCAGTTAAATGAttaaacattgttgttctattctataaaggacaacatttctttcaaatttcaaataaaaatattgtcatttaaagcatttatttacagaaaaagagaaatggataaaataacaagaaagatgaggaactttcagacctcaaataatgcaaagaaaacaagttcatatttataaagttttaagagttcagaaatcaatatttggtggaataaccctggtttttaattacagttttcatatttcttgccatgttctcctccaccagtcttacacactgcttttggataactttatgcctttagtcctggtgcaaaaattcaagcagttcagtttggtggtttgatggcttgtgatcatacatcttcctcttcattatattttaggggtttttaatttggtaaaatcaaagaaactcatcatttttaagtggtctcttatttttttccagagctgtaaattcatTTTTCAGAGTACTGTTCTAAAATCTGACTCCCGTTCACATACACATGCAGCAGTATAGCAGCAACAGCTTACACTGCtaactcctgtatctactgtaactgtcaGACCGGTCACCAGAccagataattacattatcaaattATCTTACAATATCAGGACACGACCTCAAAACGATTCACTTATCGAAAAGGGcccattaatgtgaatgagcacgagtgtgtttgtgtgcagaatGTTCAGTACCCAGCATGGTGTCCTCTGGATGCAGCTCGTATGGAGTGGGGCTCAGGGGCAGGTTTATGGCGTTCATcccctcctcctgcagctccgaCACTACAGTACACAGGA of the Astyanax mexicanus isolate ESR-SI-001 chromosome 10, AstMex3_surface, whole genome shotgun sequence genome contains:
- the parvaa gene encoding parvin, alpha a, coding for MAASPQKSPSSPKSPTPISPSSRKKDDSFLGKLGGTLARRKKAKEVSELQEEGMNAINLPLSPTPYELHPEDTMLEENEVRTMVDPNSKNDRKLQELIKVLIDWINDVLVGERIIVKDLAEDLYDGQVLQKLFEKLEGEKLNVAEVTQSEIAQKQKLQTVLERINDALKVSTRNTKWNVDSVHAKSMVAILHLLVALSQHFRAPIRLPDHVSIQVVVVQKREGILQSRQIQEEITGNTEALSGRHERDAFDTLFDHAPDKLSVVKKTLITFVNKHLNKLNLEVAELDTQFADGVYLVLLMGLLEGYFVPLYNFFLTPENFEQKVHNVSFAFELMQDGGLERPKPRPEDIVNCDLKSTLRVLYNLFTRYRHVE